The DNA window aagtgataataaattttatatttgtgagaataataaattttaaaaagtaatgatgtgattataaattttatttacatatgaaacaaatggttagtagatataaatgtgaaattgttttaacaaaatataaactcatggatcaattattgtattaaaatatcttaaatcatgatatggatgatttttagagaatatggtatcacctctcatgatatggaatcatgagatgaaatcggCGTAAAATTACATGTCCAAATGCTAATTCCATCTCATacaccatatcgtgatatggtatcgcatgccaaacgcctactaaggCAAACTATAGTTTCTCATAAACACTCTGTGAGAGATCTAAACATTCATCACTCTCAAAGTCTCAGCAaacttcttttcaattttttttatgattttctcTGTAATAGACAGTAAACATGTAAAGCTGACTTTTTTCGGATCTGATCGACTCTTTTGAAAATTGCACTTCAATTTCTCTGCCGAGTGAGTTTCGTTCCCTAATTTTTATCTGTTAGATTCAATTGGATGTTTATTGAGAATCTCAATTTGCTTGCATTTTGTTAGAATGATAATTTCATGGTTCCACTGATTTATTGACCCAATTTTTTTATCTGGGTATGTTTGAATTATCTCCCTTCATCAAACCCATATGAAGAAAAACTATTCATTTGGGTCTGGTAGTCCTAAATCTTTCCAGGCCTATTCAAGGGGCGATTTTGATTTGGAATCAGGTACTGTTAAAAGATCAAGAAAGGCGAAAAAATCGGATTTTTACCCTGTCAAGATGTTTAAATCATTAGGAAAACGAATTCATAGTTATTACAAGCTTCACCCAGCTAGGCTGTTTATGATATCTTTGTCAATTGGGGTCATTATTCTCATTGTATTGTCTGTTTCTGAGAGGCGGTTTCGGATGATGGGTAATTATGCAAAATTTGATGTGGGTGTTGATGCATATCCATTTTCCAAGTTTAGGAATCTTGTAATGGTTGCTGGACATTCAGTTTATACTAGTAGTAGTTGTGAGAAAGTTGATAAGGAGGATTCTTGGTTTTTAGAGTCTTATCAAAAGCACCCTGGTCAAGCTGCAACTTTTGTTGATCATATACGAAAAGGGGTTGAAATTACAGCAGATGACGATGATGCATTACTCCTGTTTAGTGGTGGTGAGACGAGGAAAGATGCTGGACCAAGAAGTGAAGCTCAAAGTTACTGGACTGTTGCTGAAACTAAAGGGTGGTTTGGTGAGTTCTTCTGTTTTCCAGTCTTCTATTTAGTATTTCACATACTTCATATGGAACTGAAGATGTATAACATTATCATTTCTGTGTctagaaaacaaaagaaaccaTTTTGCGTTTATGATCTTCTATTCCTTTGCAAATGATCAGTCCGCTCTAGTATTTTTAGACTTCCAAACCATTGAATTATACTTCATTGTTGAAAAAAGCGTAGATATCTGAAACATGTGGGATATCTAAGgttatttttcaatttgtaATATGAACTACCATCTGGTACATACCTCTCACATTTTGCGTAGCCATTAGTATGTTTGACATTACGTTATATCTTGTCCAATAGAACAGGCATTCTATCTTTAAGATAGTACCATGATAGTGTGTCTAGCTTGCATGAAGGTTCATCCTCCGGTCAAACTAGTACCATGATAGTGTGTCTAGCTTGCATGAAGGTTCATCCTCCGGTTAAATAGTTTGAAGACATAAGTCGCAATTACTCAATCATCTTCCTGAAAATTTCTGAATGGTTTTCCCCATTTTCAAATATGAATATGCCTCTTCACATGATCAGCACTCTCGTGCAAGTAATTTTCAGACCTTAGAAGAATTTTCCAAAAGATTCACAAGTTCATAAACCATAATCTGTTCCCTCAACGAAGATTAGTGACAGTGGCAATAATTGATGATGTAACTCTATCAGATATTGTGATCCATGGCTGCTTTTCAGTTTAGTTTAATTGGAGGTGGTAGTCAAAGCTAGATACGAAACTGAGGCTATATTCATGAATTTGCGTTCCCATTTTTTGTGTTGGTCCTGGAAGCATTGAGTATCATATCTAAGTAACTGGAGTTTGAAATgcttaatttttaattcatgAGACCTCCGCCATCTTTCCCCATTAAAACATGAGAACAAAAGCATTGAGTATCATATCTAAGGTTAATTTCAATTTGTAAAATGAACTATCATTTGGCACATATACCTCATATTTGTGTGGCCCTTTAATATGTCTGAGATTTTGTTATATCTTATCCGCTAGAAAAGGCGTTTCATCTTTTCAGGTAGCACCATGATCACATGTCTAGCTTGCAAAAAGTTTCATTCTCTATGTACATATTTATAAGATCCAAGTCCAATTACCTAGTCATTTTTCAGAAAGATTTTCAGTGGATCTtcacatttcaaaataattttgc is part of the Solanum stenotomum isolate F172 chromosome 8, ASM1918654v1, whole genome shotgun sequence genome and encodes:
- the LOC125874635 gene encoding uncharacterized protein C57A10.07 yields the protein MKKNYSFGSGSPKSFQAYSRGDFDLESGTVKRSRKAKKSDFYPVKMFKSLGKRIHSYYKLHPARLFMISLSIGVIILIVLSVSERRFRMMGNYAKFDVGVDAYPFSKFRNLVMVAGHSVYTSSSCEKVDKEDSWFLESYQKHPGQAATFVDHIRKGVEITADDDDALLLFSGGETRKDAGPRSEAQSYWTVAETKGWFGKQENVRGRALTEEHARDSFENLLFSVCRFRELTGTYPHNITVVGYDFKEKRFKHLHRSAIGFPETSFFYSGTSSSQTSRDAALKGEALVRTQFKEDPYGCKGSLRRKKLGRDPFHRSIPYPNGCPEIEGLFRYCGTAPYPGSLPWA